The following proteins are encoded in a genomic region of Thermoflexus hugenholtzii JAD2:
- a CDS encoding NADH-quinone oxidoreductase subunit B family protein, protein MARRRKPKLAVWKFASCDGCQLTLLDCEDELLTLADELEIAYFLEASRAVVRGPYDLSLVEGSISTPEQVEQIREIRRQSRFLVTIGACATAGGIQALRNFADVRDFLEQVYARPEYIRTLEKSLPASAYVPVDFELRGCPIGKGPLLELISAFLNGRRPQIPNYSVCVECKRHGTVCVMVAQGTPCLGPITQAGCGALCPAYRRGCYGCFGPMETPNPHSLGNWLLARGMAAPDLVRLLRTFNAYAPAFKEAGERYAGIAEADRSG, encoded by the coding sequence ATGGCGCGTCGTCGCAAGCCCAAGCTGGCAGTCTGGAAGTTCGCCTCCTGCGATGGCTGCCAGCTGACCCTCCTGGACTGCGAGGATGAGCTGCTCACCCTGGCGGATGAGCTGGAGATCGCATACTTCCTGGAAGCCTCCCGGGCGGTCGTGCGCGGGCCCTATGACCTCTCCCTGGTCGAGGGGAGCATCTCCACCCCGGAGCAGGTGGAACAGATCCGGGAGATCCGGCGCCAGAGCCGCTTCCTGGTGACCATCGGGGCCTGCGCCACCGCGGGTGGGATCCAGGCCCTGCGCAATTTCGCCGATGTGCGGGATTTTCTGGAGCAGGTCTACGCCCGACCGGAATACATCCGCACCCTGGAGAAATCCCTGCCCGCCTCCGCCTATGTGCCGGTGGATTTCGAGCTGCGGGGCTGCCCGATCGGGAAAGGCCCCCTGCTGGAGCTGATCAGCGCCTTCCTGAACGGGCGACGGCCCCAGATCCCGAACTACAGCGTGTGTGTCGAATGCAAGCGCCACGGGACGGTTTGCGTGATGGTCGCCCAGGGAACCCCCTGCCTGGGCCCGATCACCCAGGCCGGCTGCGGGGCCTTGTGCCCGGCGTATCGCCGCGGCTGCTACGGATGCTTCGGCCCGATGGAGACCCCCAACCCCCACAGCCTGGGGAACTGGTTGCTCGCGCGCGGGATGGCCGCGCCGGACCTGGTGCGGCTGCTCCGCACCTTCAACGCCTATGCCCCCGCCTTCAAGGAGGCAGGAGAGCGCTATGCCGGGATCGCGGAAGCTGACCGTTCGGGTTGA